In Mercurialis annua linkage group LG6, ddMerAnnu1.2, whole genome shotgun sequence, the following are encoded in one genomic region:
- the LOC126687205 gene encoding DAR GTPase 3, chloroplastic, giving the protein MGVQILGLCSSTPTPTLWVNLPESRTSSTRIHSLSTAQLTTTASISSQSSTIQVVSVGGKVPTFHANENGNDNSCSVLADMDWIDLETDLHYWTRQLRPIQWYPGHIAKTEKELKEQIKLMDVVIEVRDARIPLSTTHPQIDSWIGNRKRILVLNREDMISKADRNAWSNYFARQGIRTVFANGQLGMGAMKLSRLAKSLAESVNIKRRAKGLLPRAVRAGVIGYPNVGKSSLINRLLKRRKCEAASRPGVTRVLKWARFGDELELLDSPGMLPMRINDQSAAIKLAICDDIGERSYDVTDVATILVQMLTRIPSVGSQALHSRYKIDVDGQIGRTFIQKLAVHLFNGDTHQAAFRILTDFRRGKFGWVALERPPR; this is encoded by the exons ATGGGGGTGCAGATTCTGGGGCTATGTTCATCCACTCCAACTCCAACACTTTGGGTTAACCTACCTGAATCTCGAACCAGCAGTACCCGAATTCATTCCTTATCAACTGCTCAGCTCACCACTACAGCTTCTATCTCCTCCCAATCTTCCACAATTCAG GTGGTTAGTGTCGGTGGAAAGGTTCCAACTTTTCATGCAAATGAAAATGGGAATGATAATTCCTGTAGTGTCCTTGCTGATATGGATTGGATTGATCTTGAAACTGACCTTCATTATTGGACCAGACAACTGCGTCCTATTCAG TGGTACCCTGGTCATATTGCAAAAACTGAGAAAGAACTTAAAGAGCAAATCAAGTTAATGGATGTCGTGATTGAAGTACGAGATGCGAGAATTCCGTTGTCGACCACCCATCCCCAG ATTGATTCATGGATTGGAAATAGGAAAAGAATTTTAGTTTTGAATAGAGAAGATATGATATCCAAAGCTGATAGAAATGCTTGGTCAAATTATTTCGCAAGACAGGGAATTAGGACAGTCTTTGCTAATGGGCAACTTGGAATG GGCGCCATGAAGCTAAGCAGGTTAGCGAAGTCATTAGCTGAAAGTGTAAATATTAAACGCAGAGCCAAAGGACTTCTTCCTCGTGCA GTTCGAGCTGGAGTTATTGGGTATCCAAATGTTGGGAAATCGTCTCTGATTAACCGGTTATTGAAGCGTCGAAAGTGCGAAGCAGCCTCCAGGCCGGGAGTTACAAGAGTATTGAA atggGCCCGATTTGGGGATGAGCTTGAGTTGCTGGACTCTCCTGGCATGCTTCCCATGCGGATTAATGATCAATCTGCCGCTATTAAGCTTGCAATCTGCGATGACATTGGGGAGAGATCCTATGATGTGACCGATGTGGCAACAATTCTTGTACAGATGTTGACAAGAATACCGTCAGTAG GTTCACAAGCTCTTCATAGCCGCTACAAGATTGATGTAGACGGCCAAATTGGCAGAAC ATTTATTCAGAAGCTTGCAGTTCACTTGTTCAATGGGGACACCCATCAAGCAGCTTTCCGTATCTTGACTGATTTTCGTAGAGGTAAGTTTGGTTGGGTGGCACTGGAAAGGCCTCCTCGGTAA
- the LOC126687208 gene encoding cyclin-P3-1 translates to MGTLEPDSEDVDSDIYRTLGLKTSGKRASGTPRALTLLSSLLERAVQKNEMLLETTRMDDSKTVFHGLRAPTLSIRQYVERIFKYAGCSPSCFIVAHIYVDRLIQNIDIRLTSLNVHRLLITSVTVAAKFIDDAFFNNAYYAKVGGVSTEELNKLEMKFLFSIDFRLQVNVNTFGRYCSQLENVAADCHQIERPIQVCRTKKSWSTKDDSATSSPTIAR, encoded by the exons ATGGGAACGTTAGAACCTGACTCTGAGGATGTGGATTCTGATATATACCGGACTTTAGGGCTGAAGACATCGGGAAAAAGAGCGTCGGGAACTCCACGGGCTTTAACGCTCCTTTCGTCACTTCTCGAGAGGGCTGTCCAGAAAAATGAGATGCTATTGGAGACGACACGGATGGATGATTCTAAGACAGTGTTTCATGGTTTAAGAGCACCTACTTTAAGCATCCGGCAGTATGTAGAGCGTATCTTCAAGTACGCTGGCTGCAGCCCCTCCTGCTTCATTGTGGCACACATTTATGTGGATAGACTTATACAGAACATAGATATTCGTTTAACCTCCCTTAATGTCCACCGACTCCTGATAACAAGTGTAACGGTAGCTGCAAAGTTCATTGATGACGC GTTCTTCAACAATGCCTACTATGCAAAAGTGGGAGGAGTAAGTACAGAAGAGTTGAACAAGTTGGAGATGAAGTTCTTGTTTAGTATAGATTTCAGGCTTCAAGTAAATGTGAATACATTCGGAAGATACTGTTCTCAGTTAGAAAATGTAGCTGCTGATTGTCATCAAATTGAACGACCAATTCAAGTTTGCAGAACTAAAAAAAGTTGGTCAACCAAAGATGATTCAGCCACTTCTTCTCCCACGATTGCCAGATGA